The following proteins are co-located in the Pomacea canaliculata isolate SZHN2017 linkage group LG10, ASM307304v1, whole genome shotgun sequence genome:
- the LOC112574527 gene encoding uncharacterized protein LOC112574527 isoform X5: protein MASYLKATLFIFSLYRLSSAQDSSTTCDIPWVEPLANTSVTCHFPINVNQKNSIFGVSFESNDREKKIQDILDCGWFSGKTKCSTNRPGYKYNDIIRVSNTFSLEFPQASSEHIGRYTCHLVNIRPENFKPCEFRVKVVGKTMCLISSMESNTRTSLTCYYPEDLNKTRMNFTVYHYSRTGLTEVIMACEWKGDNLTCNTTHGYEFDGRVSDYLTLKIPMALESQEGAYSCHISDNGFLHYDNCTVTPEKNDAVTSTCHISSVEEAKPTALTCKFSVDVNMTKRNFTVVRLSDADRKAAVIANCTWLRDNLTCTTAFGYQFNNTVTDLVIISVPQASHNHSGTYACNVTGTVSSGFEPCEFLIMPDKSSVSGFITAAIVIVIVIVMCIPLSLIIVILALKKKASHINTRPCEEVEVASERTPMIPYQDGEMDQNPCGNLSDQDMVMIQEETVDTNQKPSQEQDVLGGHSPIQSDGHEEEINQTSLQSGLRDKDTQPLSNGDITGNDKTQDVLGSHSPIQSDGHEEMNQTSPQSGTRDKDTQPLSNGDHKRPLKSGARGDRMSVMSQQKKKGSRKKDVATDDNQAAEIADENTWVEMEIDKETTSYNHRQSGGMIPAASNQDDTSEVQCPHDRIFKILIIGASGSGKSTAGNILLGKDHFQVSNANPFIAESVAAMIGENDREDRHLLVLDTPDICSSEVNNDDKAKSELERWLNMCPDPHLILFTIRYSPADLNDAVRRFTRVKGLWDEDFIRQRLVVLFTFGDEKAPSEEELQNTSHAGLQEILDYAGHRYVIFDPTLRVSEQQKRVDQVLCYLDELIAHFSLTPRRSLKIRSTVAADPGHDRSGMQKVCVLLVGKTGSGKSYLGNILLGSKFFKDTSGLFRYTQKCQHGEASFGGTKLTVIDTPGVCDIIDTENDIFKKILKEVATICSGPHVVIYVIACDRRFTLQDYYCFERLEKSFGENILPFLMIVFTGGDQLTDPGAEMTQALEKSITKSRKELKKMLEKVSNRYCVVGRGVSPEERNYHAKVVLDMILDSVVKPNAGAYFSSDLSIGMEELRIIILGKTGCGKSSLGNTLLSSKVFEEQTGINSMTSRSQFAGTHVNGKNVTVIDTPGLWDTRQREETALQEIFKTTVLCCPGPHVVIIVFRCDVRFTQEEYQSVKTLESFFGESIRPFLIIVFTAGDRLGATPDKMKQALDRQIEHAKEMKELLQHVSNRYCVVSNAGSPEQRKQSAKAVFDLILDNVIRPNEGKYFTNDMIKIMNKEVETIVLHLQKVFKVSKYEAIDIFRTRVICEGGTEIVKKLAAYVRLFARREAIKMMFRKFRCSIM from the exons ATATTTTGGACTGCGGATGGTTCTCAGGAAAAACGAAGTGTTCTACCAACAGACCTGGATACAAATACAATGACATAATACGGGTATCTAATACATTCTCCTTAGAGTTTCCACAAGCTTCTTCAGAACACATTGGAAGATACACATGTCACCTTGTAAACATAAGACCTGAAAATTTCAAGCCATGTGAATTCAGGGTAAAAGTAG TGGGGAAAACAATGTGCCTAATTTCATCGATGGAATCAAACACGAGAACGTCGCTAACATGTTACTACCCAGAAGACCTcaacaaaacaagaatgaaCTTCACTGTCTACCATTACTCTAGAACTGGCTTAACAG AAGTTATCATGGCTTGTGAATGGAAGGGAGACAATTTGACTTGCAACACCACCCATGGCTACGAGTTTGATGGCAGAGTGTCCGACTACCTCACTCTCAAGATCCCTATGGCCTTGGAGAGTCAAGAAGGGGCATACAGCTGTCATATTTCAGACAATGGATTTCTTCATTATGACAACTGCACTGTCACACCTGAGAAAAACGATG CAGTGACCTCAACTTGTCATATCTCAAGTGTTGAAGAGGCCAAACCTACAGCACTAACATGCAAATTTAGTGTTGATGTTAATATGACTAAAAGGAACTTCACAGTGGTCCGTCTTAGTGATGCAGACAGAAAAG CTGCAGTCATCGCAAACTGCACCTGGCTAAGAGATAATCTGACCTGTACCACAGCTTTTGGATACCAGTTTAACAACACCGTTACGGATCTTGTTATCATCAGTGTGCCACAGGCATCACACAATCACAGCGGAACATATGCTTGTAATGTGACCGGTACTGTTAGCAGTGGTTTTGAGCCCTGTGAATTTCTCATCATGCCAG ATAAATCCTCCGTCAGTGGCTTTATAACAGCGgccattgtcatcgtcattgtcattgtcatgtgCATCCCTCTGAGTTTGATCATTGTGATTCTTGCCCTGAAAAAAAAGGCATCACATATAAATACAAG ACCATGCGAGGAAGTAGAGGTTGCTAGTGAAAGGACTCCAATGATACCATATCAAGATGGTGAAATGGACCAAAACCCTTGTGGAAACCTTAGTGATCAGGACATGGTCATGATTCAAGAAGAAACTGTAGACACGAATCAAAAGCCATCGCAAGAACAAGACGTTCTTGGTGGTCACTCGCCAATTCAGTCAGATGgacatgaagaagaaataaatcagaCATCTCTACAAAGTGGTCTTCGTGATAAGGATACACAACCTCTATCTAATGGAGATATAACAGGAAATGATAAGACACAAGACGTTCTTGGTAGCCACTCGCCAATTCAGTCAGATGGACATGAAGAAATGAATCAGACATCTCCACAAAGTGGCACTCGAGATAAGGATACACAACCTCTATCTAATGGAGATCATAAGAGACCTCTAAAAAGCGGAGCTCGTGGAGACaggatgtcagtgatgtcacaaCAGAAA AAAAAAGGATCCCGAAAAAAAGATGTCGCCACCGACGATAACCAAGCTGCTGAAATAG CAGATGAGAATACTTGGGTAGAAATGGAAATAGACAAAGAGACCACTTCTTACAACCATAGACAGTCGGGTGGTATGATACCCGCAGCTTCCAATCAAGATGACACAAGTGAGGTTCAGTGTCCTCACGACCGAATATTTAAAATCCTCATCATTGGAGCTTCTGGAAGTGGGAAGAGCACAGCTGGAAATATTCTTCTTGGGAAGGACCACTTTCAAGTGTCAAACGCTAATCCTTTCATTGCCGAATCAGTGGCAGCGATGATTGGAGAAAATGACAGGGAAGACAGACATTTActg GTTTTAGACACGCCTGACATCTGTAGTTCAGAGGTAAACAACGACGATAAAGCGAAAAGTGAACTAGAAAGATGGCTAAACATGTGTCCAGACCCTCACCTCATCCTGTTCACCATTCGCTACAGTCCCGCGGACCTCAATGACGCTGTACGGAGGTTCACTAGAGTCAAGGGTCTGTGGGACGAGGACTTTATTAGGCAGAGGCTCGTGGTGCTCTTCACATTCGGAGATGAAAAAGCACCGAGTGAAGAGGAACTCCAGAACACTTCTCATGCAGGTTTACAGGAGATTCTAGACTACGCCGGCCATCGCTACGTCATCTTTGACCCCACACTCAGGGTCAGCGAGCAACAGAAGCGTGTCGACCAGGTGTTGTGCTACCTTGATGAGTTAA TAGCACACTTCTCGCTGACCCCACGCCGGAGCCTGAAGATTAGGAGTACAGTCGCTGCTGATCCGGGTCACGACCGATCTG GAATGCAGAAGGTTTGTGTCCTATTAGTGGGAAAGACCGGAAGTGGAAAGAGTTATTTAGGAAACATACTTTTAGGCAGCAAGTTCTTCAAGGATACAAGCGGGTTGTTCCGATATACACAGAAATGTCAACATGGAGAAGCGTCATTTGGTGGAACAAAACTGACT GTAATAGACACACCTGGCGTGTGCGACATTATCGAcacagaaaatgacatttttaagaaGATACTTAAAGAAGTGGCGACAATCTGTTCAGGACCTCACGTTGTCATCTATGTGATTGCATGCGACCGCCGATTCACCCTG CAAGACTATTACTGCTTCGAGAGGCTGGAGAAATCTTTTGGAGAGAACATCCTACCGTTTCTCATGATAGTCTTCACTGGAGGTGACCAGCTGACAGATCCCGGAG CTGAGATGACGCAGGCGCTAGAGAAGTCGATTACGAAATCCCGCAAGGAGCTGAAAAAAATGCTTGAGAAGGTGTCTAACCGATACTGTGTTGTGGGCCGTGGGGTGTCACCCGAAGAGAGAAACTATCATGCAAAGGTTGTCCTCGATATGATTCTA GATTCTGTAGTTAAACCAAATGCTGGAGCTTATTTCTCGAGTGACCTGAGCATCGGAATGGAGGAGCTTCGTATAATAATACTCGGCAAGACCGGGTGTGGAAAGAGTTCTCTAGGAAACACACTCTTAAGCAGCAAGGTGTTTGAAGAACAAACTGGAATTAACTCCATGACATCCAGAAGTCAATTTGCAGGAACGCACGTTAACGGAAAAAATGTGACT GTGATAGACACCCCTGGTTTGTGGGACACCAGACAACGGGAAGAGACAGCTCTACAGGAAATATTCAAGACCACAGTTCTTTGCTGTCCAGGACCTCACGTCGTCATCATCGTATTTCGATGTGATGTTCGCTTCACCCAG GAAGAGTATCAGAGTGTGAAGACACTGGAGAGTTTTTTTGGAGAAAGCATTCGTCCTTTTCTCATCATAGTCTTCACTGCCGGAGACCGTCTCGGAGCGACACCGG ACAAGATGAAGCAAGCCCTAGACAGGCAAATTGAGCATGCCAAGGAGATGAAGGAACTCCTACAGCACGTGTCCAACAGATATTGTGTTGTGAGCAATGCGGGGTCACCTGAACAAAGGAAACAGAGTGCAAAGGCTGTCTTCGATCTGATTCTA GATAATGTGATCAGACCAAacgaaggaaaatattttacaaacgaCATGATCAAAATAATGAACAAGGAAGTGGAGACAATCGTTCTTCATCTTCAAAAAGTCTTTAAGGTGTCAAAATATGAGGCTATTGACATTTTCAGGACACGTGTAATTTGCGAAGGGGGAACTGAGATTGTAAAAAAGCTGGCGGCTTACGTAAGGCTATTTGCTCGAAGAGAAGCAATTAAAATGATGTTTCGTAAATTTAGATGTTCCATCATGTAG
- the LOC112574527 gene encoding uncharacterized protein LOC112574527 isoform X2 translates to MLEAVISLSFTPHTKLRPEQGCYEKDCYSLSITEPMASYLKATLFIFSLYRLSSAQDSSTTCDIPWVEPLANTSVTCHFPINVNQKNSIFGVSFESNDREKKIQDILDCGWFSGKTKCSTNRPGYKYNDIIRVSNTFSLEFPQASSEHIGRYTCHLVNIRPENFKPCEFRVKVVGKTMCLISSMESNTRTSLTCYYPEDLNKTRMNFTVYHYSRTGLTEVIMACEWKGDNLTCNTTHGYEFDGRVSDYLTLKIPMALESQEGAYSCHISDNGFLHYDNCTVTPEKNDVTSTCHISSVEEAKPTALTCKFSVDVNMTKRNFTVVRLSDADRKAAVIANCTWLRDNLTCTTAFGYQFNNTVTDLVIISVPQASHNHSGTYACNVTGTVSSGFEPCEFLIMPDKSSVSGFITAAIVIVIVIVMCIPLSLIIVILALKKKASHINTRPCEEVEVASERTPMIPYQDGEMDQNPCGNLSDQDMVMIQEETVDTNQKPSQEQDVLGGHSPIQSDGHEEEINQTSLQSGLRDKDTQPLSNGDITGNDKTQDVLGSHSPIQSDGHEEMNQTSPQSGTRDKDTQPLSNGDHKRPLKSGARGDRMSVMSQQKKKGSRKKDVATDDNQAAEIADENTWVEMEIDKETTSYNHRQSGGMIPAASNQDDTSEVQCPHDRIFKILIIGASGSGKSTAGNILLGKDHFQVSNANPFIAESVAAMIGENDREDRHLLVLDTPDICSSEVNNDDKAKSELERWLNMCPDPHLILFTIRYSPADLNDAVRRFTRVKGLWDEDFIRQRLVVLFTFGDEKAPSEEELQNTSHAGLQEILDYAGHRYVIFDPTLRVSEQQKRVDQVLCYLDELIAHFSLTPRRSLKIRSTVAADPGHDRSGMQKVCVLLVGKTGSGKSYLGNILLGSKFFKDTSGLFRYTQKCQHGEASFGGTKLTVIDTPGVCDIIDTENDIFKKILKEVATICSGPHVVIYVIACDRRFTLQDYYCFERLEKSFGENILPFLMIVFTGGDQLTDPGAEMTQALEKSITKSRKELKKMLEKVSNRYCVVGRGVSPEERNYHAKVVLDMILDSVVKPNAGAYFSSDLSIGMEELRIIILGKTGCGKSSLGNTLLSSKVFEEQTGINSMTSRSQFAGTHVNGKNVTVIDTPGLWDTRQREETALQEIFKTTVLCCPGPHVVIIVFRCDVRFTQEEYQSVKTLESFFGESIRPFLIIVFTAGDRLGATPDKMKQALDRQIEHAKEMKELLQHVSNRYCVVSNAGSPEQRKQSAKAVFDLILDNVIRPNEGKYFTNDMIKIMNKEVETIVLHLQKVFKVSKYEAIDIFRTRVICEGGTEIVKKLAAYVRLFARREAIKMMFRKFRCSIM, encoded by the exons ATATTTTGGACTGCGGATGGTTCTCAGGAAAAACGAAGTGTTCTACCAACAGACCTGGATACAAATACAATGACATAATACGGGTATCTAATACATTCTCCTTAGAGTTTCCACAAGCTTCTTCAGAACACATTGGAAGATACACATGTCACCTTGTAAACATAAGACCTGAAAATTTCAAGCCATGTGAATTCAGGGTAAAAGTAG TGGGGAAAACAATGTGCCTAATTTCATCGATGGAATCAAACACGAGAACGTCGCTAACATGTTACTACCCAGAAGACCTcaacaaaacaagaatgaaCTTCACTGTCTACCATTACTCTAGAACTGGCTTAACAG AAGTTATCATGGCTTGTGAATGGAAGGGAGACAATTTGACTTGCAACACCACCCATGGCTACGAGTTTGATGGCAGAGTGTCCGACTACCTCACTCTCAAGATCCCTATGGCCTTGGAGAGTCAAGAAGGGGCATACAGCTGTCATATTTCAGACAATGGATTTCTTCATTATGACAACTGCACTGTCACACCTGAGAAAAACGATG TGACCTCAACTTGTCATATCTCAAGTGTTGAAGAGGCCAAACCTACAGCACTAACATGCAAATTTAGTGTTGATGTTAATATGACTAAAAGGAACTTCACAGTGGTCCGTCTTAGTGATGCAGACAGAAAAG CTGCAGTCATCGCAAACTGCACCTGGCTAAGAGATAATCTGACCTGTACCACAGCTTTTGGATACCAGTTTAACAACACCGTTACGGATCTTGTTATCATCAGTGTGCCACAGGCATCACACAATCACAGCGGAACATATGCTTGTAATGTGACCGGTACTGTTAGCAGTGGTTTTGAGCCCTGTGAATTTCTCATCATGCCAG ATAAATCCTCCGTCAGTGGCTTTATAACAGCGgccattgtcatcgtcattgtcattgtcatgtgCATCCCTCTGAGTTTGATCATTGTGATTCTTGCCCTGAAAAAAAAGGCATCACATATAAATACAAG ACCATGCGAGGAAGTAGAGGTTGCTAGTGAAAGGACTCCAATGATACCATATCAAGATGGTGAAATGGACCAAAACCCTTGTGGAAACCTTAGTGATCAGGACATGGTCATGATTCAAGAAGAAACTGTAGACACGAATCAAAAGCCATCGCAAGAACAAGACGTTCTTGGTGGTCACTCGCCAATTCAGTCAGATGgacatgaagaagaaataaatcagaCATCTCTACAAAGTGGTCTTCGTGATAAGGATACACAACCTCTATCTAATGGAGATATAACAGGAAATGATAAGACACAAGACGTTCTTGGTAGCCACTCGCCAATTCAGTCAGATGGACATGAAGAAATGAATCAGACATCTCCACAAAGTGGCACTCGAGATAAGGATACACAACCTCTATCTAATGGAGATCATAAGAGACCTCTAAAAAGCGGAGCTCGTGGAGACaggatgtcagtgatgtcacaaCAGAAA AAAAAAGGATCCCGAAAAAAAGATGTCGCCACCGACGATAACCAAGCTGCTGAAATAG CAGATGAGAATACTTGGGTAGAAATGGAAATAGACAAAGAGACCACTTCTTACAACCATAGACAGTCGGGTGGTATGATACCCGCAGCTTCCAATCAAGATGACACAAGTGAGGTTCAGTGTCCTCACGACCGAATATTTAAAATCCTCATCATTGGAGCTTCTGGAAGTGGGAAGAGCACAGCTGGAAATATTCTTCTTGGGAAGGACCACTTTCAAGTGTCAAACGCTAATCCTTTCATTGCCGAATCAGTGGCAGCGATGATTGGAGAAAATGACAGGGAAGACAGACATTTActg GTTTTAGACACGCCTGACATCTGTAGTTCAGAGGTAAACAACGACGATAAAGCGAAAAGTGAACTAGAAAGATGGCTAAACATGTGTCCAGACCCTCACCTCATCCTGTTCACCATTCGCTACAGTCCCGCGGACCTCAATGACGCTGTACGGAGGTTCACTAGAGTCAAGGGTCTGTGGGACGAGGACTTTATTAGGCAGAGGCTCGTGGTGCTCTTCACATTCGGAGATGAAAAAGCACCGAGTGAAGAGGAACTCCAGAACACTTCTCATGCAGGTTTACAGGAGATTCTAGACTACGCCGGCCATCGCTACGTCATCTTTGACCCCACACTCAGGGTCAGCGAGCAACAGAAGCGTGTCGACCAGGTGTTGTGCTACCTTGATGAGTTAA TAGCACACTTCTCGCTGACCCCACGCCGGAGCCTGAAGATTAGGAGTACAGTCGCTGCTGATCCGGGTCACGACCGATCTG GAATGCAGAAGGTTTGTGTCCTATTAGTGGGAAAGACCGGAAGTGGAAAGAGTTATTTAGGAAACATACTTTTAGGCAGCAAGTTCTTCAAGGATACAAGCGGGTTGTTCCGATATACACAGAAATGTCAACATGGAGAAGCGTCATTTGGTGGAACAAAACTGACT GTAATAGACACACCTGGCGTGTGCGACATTATCGAcacagaaaatgacatttttaagaaGATACTTAAAGAAGTGGCGACAATCTGTTCAGGACCTCACGTTGTCATCTATGTGATTGCATGCGACCGCCGATTCACCCTG CAAGACTATTACTGCTTCGAGAGGCTGGAGAAATCTTTTGGAGAGAACATCCTACCGTTTCTCATGATAGTCTTCACTGGAGGTGACCAGCTGACAGATCCCGGAG CTGAGATGACGCAGGCGCTAGAGAAGTCGATTACGAAATCCCGCAAGGAGCTGAAAAAAATGCTTGAGAAGGTGTCTAACCGATACTGTGTTGTGGGCCGTGGGGTGTCACCCGAAGAGAGAAACTATCATGCAAAGGTTGTCCTCGATATGATTCTA GATTCTGTAGTTAAACCAAATGCTGGAGCTTATTTCTCGAGTGACCTGAGCATCGGAATGGAGGAGCTTCGTATAATAATACTCGGCAAGACCGGGTGTGGAAAGAGTTCTCTAGGAAACACACTCTTAAGCAGCAAGGTGTTTGAAGAACAAACTGGAATTAACTCCATGACATCCAGAAGTCAATTTGCAGGAACGCACGTTAACGGAAAAAATGTGACT GTGATAGACACCCCTGGTTTGTGGGACACCAGACAACGGGAAGAGACAGCTCTACAGGAAATATTCAAGACCACAGTTCTTTGCTGTCCAGGACCTCACGTCGTCATCATCGTATTTCGATGTGATGTTCGCTTCACCCAG GAAGAGTATCAGAGTGTGAAGACACTGGAGAGTTTTTTTGGAGAAAGCATTCGTCCTTTTCTCATCATAGTCTTCACTGCCGGAGACCGTCTCGGAGCGACACCGG ACAAGATGAAGCAAGCCCTAGACAGGCAAATTGAGCATGCCAAGGAGATGAAGGAACTCCTACAGCACGTGTCCAACAGATATTGTGTTGTGAGCAATGCGGGGTCACCTGAACAAAGGAAACAGAGTGCAAAGGCTGTCTTCGATCTGATTCTA GATAATGTGATCAGACCAAacgaaggaaaatattttacaaacgaCATGATCAAAATAATGAACAAGGAAGTGGAGACAATCGTTCTTCATCTTCAAAAAGTCTTTAAGGTGTCAAAATATGAGGCTATTGACATTTTCAGGACACGTGTAATTTGCGAAGGGGGAACTGAGATTGTAAAAAAGCTGGCGGCTTACGTAAGGCTATTTGCTCGAAGAGAAGCAATTAAAATGATGTTTCGTAAATTTAGATGTTCCATCATGTAG